One Longimicrobium sp. genomic window, GGGACACGCCCAGAACCGCAGTCCTGAGTCCTGAGTGCGAAGTGCGTTTCCGGAACCCCGCCTGCGTCCGGCGGATTGTCATGGTGGACGGCAGATCGTTGTCTTCAAAGCAGAAGGGACGGGATAGATGCAGACGAGCGAGCGCGAGACGGCCACCCTGGCGGGCGGCTGCTTCTGGTGCCTGGAGGCGGTGTTCGAGCAGCTCCGGGGAGTGGAGAAGGTCGTGTCCGGCTACGCGGGCGGCCACGTGCCGAACCCCACCTACCACGCGGTGTGCGGCGGCGCCACGGGCCACGCCGAGGTGGTGCAGGTCACCTTCGACCCGGCCGAGGTGAGCTTCCGAGAGCTGCTGGAGGTGTTCTTCACCATCCACGACCCCACCACGCTCAACCGCCAGGGCGCCGACGTGGGGACGCAGTACCGCTCGGCGGTCTTCTTCCACTCGCCCGAGCAGGAGCGCACGGCGCGCGAGGTGATCGCCGAGCTGGAGGCGGAAGGGGTGTGGGACTCTCCCATCGTGACCGAGGTGGCGCCGATGACGGAGTTCTACCCGGCCGAGGACTACCACCAGGAGTACTACCGGAACAACTCCCGCCAGCCGTACTGCCAGGTGGTGATCGCGCCCAAGGTGGCCAAGTTCCGCCGCAAGTACCTGGAGCGGCTCAAGCAGCCGGCGTAGCCCGATGCTCAGTCCGACAAAAGACTTTTCTCACGCAGAGTCGGCAGGGTCGGCAGAGAACCCCTCCGTCGGCTCTGCCGACTGTGCGCGAGACTCGAGGTTTTTCCAGATTCGGAATGAACGCGCGACGGTGTGTCGCACTTTCGGTAGCGGACGCGTTCTACGGGTGGAATCGTCACCGCAACCGCACCTCCCGCCCCGGATTCTCCCGATGCGCACCCTCGATCGCCGTTCCGCCTTCGTCACCCTGCTCGTCCTGGCCGCCTGGCCCGCCGCCGCTCCGGCGCAGGAGACGAGCCAGCGCTTGCTCTCGCGGCTCCAGCCCTACGCGGGGCTTTCGGTCGGCGCGCACAACCTGCCGGAAGGCCTGCAGGGATGCTC contains:
- the msrA gene encoding peptide-methionine (S)-S-oxide reductase MsrA, encoding MQTSERETATLAGGCFWCLEAVFEQLRGVEKVVSGYAGGHVPNPTYHAVCGGATGHAEVVQVTFDPAEVSFRELLEVFFTIHDPTTLNRQGADVGTQYRSAVFFHSPEQERTAREVIAELEAEGVWDSPIVTEVAPMTEFYPAEDYHQEYYRNNSRQPYCQVVIAPKVAKFRRKYLERLKQPA